One Falco peregrinus isolate bFalPer1 chromosome W, bFalPer1.pri, whole genome shotgun sequence genomic window, TTGCTAGTTCAGTTCAAAGTGAGCCTTGCAGTGGAATGGTAAGTGGAATTATAAGTCCCAGTGATCTTCCAGACAGCCCTGGACAAACAATGCCTCCAAGCAGAAGTAAAACTCCACCCCCTGCTCAAGGAGCTCAAGTAAAGAAGGAAGTAACTAAAGGCAAAGTACCTAATgcagaaaagagagagtctGGTCCTAGACAGGTAGCTATAAATGAAGCTGTTCAAAGAGTTCAGGTACTGCCAGATACTGATACGTTATTACATTTTGCCACAGAAAGTACACCGGATGGATTTTCTTGCTCTTCTAGCCTAAGTGGTCTGAGTCTTGATGAACCATTTATACAGAAAGATGTAGAGTTAAGAATAATGCCTCCTGTACATGAAAATGAACATGGAAATGAAGCAGAACCTGAACAGCCAGATGTTACAAAGGATAACCAAGAGAAGAAAGCGGAGAAGCctactgaagcagaaaaagacaTTATGGATGATTCTGATGATGATATTGTTATATTGGAAGAATATATTATTTCTGCAATGCCAACAAAATCTTCACATAAAGCCAAAAAGCCTTCTCAAGCATCTGCTTCAAAAATACCTCCTCCTGTAACCAGAAAGCCAAGCCAACTGCTAGTTTACAAACTTTTGCCTTCACAAACTGGATTGCAGTCCCAAAAGCGTGTGAGTTTTACACCTGGATATGATATGCCATGGGTATACTTTGTTGAGGATACACCAATAAATTTTTCAACAGCTACATCTTTGAGTGACCTCACAATAGAGTCACTACCGAATGAGTTGGCCAATGTAGAGAACGTGGGTACAGGGGCAGAGTCAGAGGAGTTTGAAAAGAGAGACACCATTCCTACAGAAGGTATAAGTACAGATAACTCTCAGAGAGCAAAAAGCTCAACTAAGACTGCCCCAGGACTGGATGATGACAAAACAGAAGAGGGTGATATTCTGGCCGAATGTATTAATTCGGCtatgccaaaaggaaaaagtcacAAATCTTTCAGAGTGAAGAAGGTAATAGATCAAATCCAACAAGCATCTTTATCTGTAAGTAACACAAATCAGTCAGAACATGATAAAAAGGAGCCAATGTCACCAGTAAAGCCCATTCCCCAAAATAATGAATATAGAGCACatgtaagaaaaaacacagagccTAAAAGCTATATTAATAATGAAAGAAGCTATTCAGAGaacacagacacaaagaaacagaatcttaaaaataattcaagataTTTTAATGACAAACTTCCAAATAATGAAGAGCATGTAAAAGGAAACTTTGCATTTGATTCCCCTCATCATTACACACCTATTGAGGGAACTCCTTATTGTTTTTCACGGAATGATTCTCTAAGTTCTTTAGATTTTGATGATTATGATGATGTTGACCTTTCAAGGGAGAATGCAGaattgcaaaaaagaaaagcaaaggaaacagaaactgAAGACTACACTAATACAGAACAATCTTCAAATCAGCAACCAAGTAATAGGACACAAGTTTGTCAAAAATACCTGACAGGCAGAAGCCAGCCTGAAACTTTCTCTCAGTCAACTAAAGATATTCCAGATAGAGGAGCAGCTGTAGATGAGAAAATGCAGGATTTTGCTATTGAAAACACACCTGTAAATTTTTCTCGCAATTCATCTCTTCGTTCCCTCAGTGATATTGAtcaagaaaacaacaacaaagaaagtGAACGTGCAAAACAAACTGAGGGTCCTGATTCACAGATAGAATCAAATAGACCACAGACTTCTAGTTATGCACCTAAATCATTTATTGTTGAAGATACTCCTGTATGTTTCTCTAGAAACAGCTCTCTCAGTTCTCTTAGTATTGACTCAGAAGATGATCTGTTGCAGGAATGCATTAGTTCAGCTAtgcctaaaaagaaaaaaccctcaaaagtaaagagtgaaagtgaaaaaaataattccagaaataTGGGTGATGTATTGGCAGAAGATTTATCACTGGatttgagagagagagggaggacaGATTCAGAACATGGTTTCTCACCTGATTCAGAGAACTTTGATTGGAAAGCTATACAAGAAGGTGCGAATTCTATAGTTAGTagcttgcatcaagctgcagCTGCTATATCACTGACTAGACAAGCTTCATCAGACTCTGACTCTATCCTTTCATTAAAATCTGGTATTTTTCTAGGGTCACCTTTTCATCTTACCCCAGACcaagaagaaaagccttttaCTAGTAATAAAGGTCCAAGAATTCTTAAGCCAGGGGAGAAGAGTACATTGGAGTATAAAAAAGTAGAATCTGAAAATAAGGGaatcaaaggaggaaaaaaagtatacaAAAGTATAATTACAGGAAAAGCTTGCTCTAATTCAAAAGTTTCAAGCCAGTTAAGGCAACCACAGCAAACAAATATGACTTCAATTTCACGTGGTAGGACAATGATTCATATTCCAGGAGTTCGAAATAGTTCCTCAAGTACTAGTCCTGTTACCAAAAAAGGTCCCCCtctaaaaaatacaaactccAAGAGTCCCAGTGAAGGCCAAAATTCTGTTAGTTCTCCAAGAGGAGTCCATTCATCAGTGAAACTTGAGTCAGCTCCTGTAACTAGACAACCATCTCAACAAAGCAGGTCAAGTAAAAGACCTTCTAGATCAGGATCTAGAGACTCTACTCCTTCTAGACCTCAACAGCAGCCATTAAGCAGGCCTCTGCAATCTCCAGGCCAAAACTCAATTTCCCCAGGAAGAAATGGTATAAGTCCTCCCAACAAACTGTCTCATTTGCCAATGACATCATCCTCTAATACAGTTTCAACTAAATCTTCAAGTTCAGGAAGAATGTTATATACAGCACCAGGCAGGCAGTTGAGCCAGCAAAACCTTACAAAGCAAACTGCCTTAACTAAGAGTACCAGTGGCATTCCCAGAAGTGAGTCTGCTTCAAAAGGATTAAACCAAATTCTCAATAGTGGTGGATCAAACAAAAAGGCTGAACTATCCAGAATGTCATCCGCAAAATCCAGTGGGAGTGAATCTGACAGATCTGAAAGACCTGTTCTGGTTCGTCAGTCAACTTTTATTAAAGAAACTTCGAGTCCAACTCTAAGACAGAAATTCAAAGAGTCTGCTTCATATGAATTTCTGTCTCCTTACAGGCCAGGGTCTCCCACTAGATCCCAAATACAGATTCCAGTTTTAAGTCCATCTCTTCCCAATATGTCTTTATCCACTCATTTAACTGCCCAGACTAGCAGTTGGCAAAATTTACCCCCTAATCTGAGTCCTTCTGTAGAATATGATGGGAGACCAACAAAACATCATGACATAGCTCGTTCTCATTCTGAAAGTCCATCTAGATTGCCAATCAATAGATTGGGAACATGGAAGCGTGAACATAGTAAGCATTCCTCATCACTTCCTCGTGTAAGCACTTGGCGAAGATCCGGAAGTTCTTCCTCAGTTCTGTCAGCTTCTTCAGAATCCAGTGAAAAGACGAAAAGTGAAGatgaaaagcaacatgaaaGTTCTGTTTCTAGACACAAACAAAGTAATGAAAGTCAAGCATCAGCAAAAGCtacttggagaaaaataaaagaaaatgaaattcctCAAATAATGAATGAGCCTAAGTATTCTTCCGCAGGTGCAACAAATGACACTGATTCCAAAACTCTAATTTATCAGATGGCACCAGCTGTCTCTAAGACAGAGGATGTGTGGGTGAGGATAGAGGACTGCCCTATTAATAAACCTCGATCTGGAAGATCCCCAACTGGAAATACTCCCCCTGTTATTGACAGTGTTTCAGAGAAAGGGAGTGTGAATAATAAAGATTCTAAAGAgattactgaaaaacaaaatccagagaATAGAAATGTTCCTGTTCATACCATTGGTTTAGAAAATTGTCCAAACTCTTTCTTTCAGATAGACAGTCCAGACAAGAaaggaacagaagcaaaaccTGGACAGAATAATCCTGTTCCTGCaccagaaaataatgaaagtacTGTTAATGAGCATACACCATTCAGTTCCAGTAGCTCAAGCAAACATAACTCCCCCAGTGGTACTGTTGCAGCAAGAGTGACTCCTTTCAACTACAGTCCAAGTCCCAGGAAGAGTAGTGTGGACAACAGTTCTGCTCGGCCATCACAAATACCAACACCAATAAATAACAGCACAAAGAAACATGattcaaagactgaaaatacagactCCAGTGAAACTCAGAGTCCTAAACGTCATTCTGGCTCTTACCTGGTGACTTCTGTTTAAGTACATAAAAAATCAATGCAATTAATGTATTATATACAGCAGCTATTtagaaattttgtttcaaatgaaaCTTTAAAAGACTGGGTGTTGGCTTTAttggttatttttatcttttgtaaatagttttgtttcttgttagAGGGTCCTTGTTGTGGAAGCCATATTTGATAGTATACTTTGTCTTCACTGGTAATATTTTGCAGGAATGCCTAATTGACAGCTTGGAATAAAATTGCTAATGCAATTATATTTGTACAGTATGTTTATCATATTTAATTAGCATTCCATCCCATAATCCTTTAAACATTGCTTGTCTTGAAATCATGAGCGTTACAGATAGAGATGATACAGTCATATTGCTTTATCAATTGTTTACAGATTACAGACTGACTAAACTATATCAGGGAAGAATTGGTATTATTTATGCAAAAAATTAACTTAGTTTTAGTATTTGTGAGTCTTTCTAACACAAAAATTAATCATGTGGCTGT contains:
- the LOC129783026 gene encoding adenomatous polyposis coli protein-like isoform X7, with the protein product MKDCMRALVAQLKSESEDLQQVIASVLRNLSWRADVNSKKTLREVGSVKALMECALEVKKESTLKSVLSALWNLSAHCTENKGDICAVDGALAFLVGTLTYRSQANTLAIIESGGGILRNVSSLIATNEDHRQILRENSCLQTLLQHLKSHSLTIVSNACGTLWNLSARNAKDQEALWDMGAVSMLKNLIHSKHKMIAMGSAAALRNLMANRPAKYKDANIMSPGSSLPSLYVRKQKALEAELDAQHLSETFENIDNLSPKASHHNKQRHKQNIYNEYVLDSSRHDDGICRSETFNTSHMTVLSPYLNATVLPGSSSYSRGNIENSRSEKDRSLNRDVAVGLNSYHQATENTGNSSKRIGMQITAAAQIAKVMEEVTSMHIPQEDRSSCSTSEMHCLTEDRNVPRKTAAAHTHSNTYFPKSENSNGTCPMLYTTMEYKRASNDSLNSVSSSDGYGKRGQMKPSIESYSEDDESKFRSYGQYPADLAHKIHSANHMDDNDEELDTPINYSLKYSDEQLSSGRQSPSQNERWARPKHIIEDEIKQNEQRQLRSKDATYSVYTESGDDKCMKYQSPFGQQECVSSFRSRGSNGAEQSRVGSMLGMNQKVNQSLCQADDYDNDKPTNYSECYSKEEHHKGEEDRPTNYSIKYNKEEHLVDQPIDYSLKYSTEVPLSSQKPSFTISNSSSVQSTKTDDISLSCENISTPSGSSERQNQLHPNSAQSRSSHAQKTASCKTSSINQETIQTYCVEDTPICFSRCSSLSSLSSAEDEIGCDQPTHVTDANNTLQIAELKENSGILSTEGAVSEVASASQHIRTKSSRLQTPSLSPSDSSRHKAVEFSSGAKSPSKSGAHTPKSPPEHYVQETPLMFSRCTSVSSLDSFESHSIASSVQSEPCSGMVSGIISPSDLPDSPGQTMPPSRSKTPPPAQGAQVKKEVTKGKVPNAEKRESGPRQVAINEAVQRVQVLPDTDTLLHFATESTPDGFSCSSSLSGLSLDEPFIQKDVELRIMPPVHENEHGNEAEPEQPDVTKDNQEKKAEKPTEAEKDIMDDSDDDIVILEEYIISAMPTKSSHKAKKPSQASASKIPPPVTRKPSQLLVYKLLPSQTGLQSQKRVSFTPGYDMPWVYFVEDTPINFSTATSLSDLTIESLPNELANVENVGTGAESEEFEKRDTIPTEGISTDNSQRAKSSTKTAPGLDDDKTEEGDILAECINSAMPKGKSHKSFRVKKVIDQIQQASLSVSNTNQSEHDKKEPMSPVKPIPQNNEYRAHVRKNTEPKSYINNERSYSENTDTKKQNLKNNSRYFNDKLPNNEEHVKGNFAFDSPHHYTPIEGTPYCFSRNDSLSSLDFDDYDDVDLSRENAELQKRKAKETETEDYTNTEQSSNQQPSNRTQVCQKYLTGRSQPETFSQSTKDIPDRGAAVDEKMQDFAIENTPVNFSRNSSLRSLSDIDQENNNKESERAKQTEGPDSQIESNRPQTSSYAPKSFIVEDTPVCFSRNSSLSSLSIDSEDDLLQECISSAMPKKKKPSKVKSESEKNNSRNMGDVLAEDLSLDLRERGRTDSEHGFSPDSENFDWKAIQEGANSIVSSLHQAAAAISLTRQASSDSDSILSLKSGIFLGSPFHLTPDQEEKPFTSNKGPRILKPGEKSTLEYKKVESENKGIKGGKKVYKSIITGKACSNSKVSSQLRQPQQTNMTSISRGRTMIHIPGVRNSSSSTSPVTKKGPPLKNTNSKSPSEGQNSVSSPRGVHSSVKLESAPVTRQPSQQSRSSKRPSRSGSRDSTPSRPQQQPLSRPLQSPGQNSISPGRNGISPPNKLSHLPMTSSSNTVSTKSSSSGRMLYTAPGRQLSQQNLTKQTALTKSTSGIPRSESASKGLNQILNSGGSNKKAELSRMSSAKSSGSESDRSERPVLVRQSTFIKETSSPTLRQKFKESASYEFLSPYRPGSPTRSQIQIPVLSPSLPNMSLSTHLTAQTSSWQNLPPNLSPSVEYDGRPTKHHDIARSHSESPSRLPINRLGTWKREHSKHSSSLPRVSTWRRSGSSSSVLSASSESSEKTKSEDEKQHESSVSRHKQSNESQASAKATWRKIKENEIPQIMNEPKYSSAGATNDTDSKTLIYQMAPAVSKTEDVWVRIEDCPINKPRSGRSPTGNTPPVIDSVSEKGSVNNKDSKEITEKQNPENRNVPVHTIGLENCPNSFFQIDSPDKKGTEAKPGQNNPVPAPENNESTVNEHTPFSSSSSSKHNSPSGTVAARVTPFNYSPSPRKSSVDNSSARPSQIPTPINNSTKKHDSKTENTDSSETQSPKRHSGSYLVTSV
- the LOC129783026 gene encoding adenomatous polyposis coli protein-like isoform X4, whose protein sequence is MLENQFTGQRTRSLLLGELEKEEKEKDWYYAQLQDLTKRIDSIPFTEKFSLQTDMTRRQLEYEARQIRAAMEEQLGTCQDMEKRAQVRVMRIQQIEKDVLCIRQLLQSQAAEAERVPQSKHDMGSHDTERHSEGQGTAEINIATTGTGQGSAAQMDHDTASVMNSSNNYSVPRRLTNHLGTKVEMVYSLLSMLGTHGKDDMSGTLLAMSSSQDSCISMRQSGCLPLLIQLLHGNDKDSVLLGNSRCSKEARARARAALHNIIHSQPDDKRGRREIRVLHLLEQIRAYCETCWKWQEAHEEGMDRDKNPMRAPADHQICPAVCILMKLSFDEEHRHAMNELGCLQAIAELLQVDCEMYGLTNDHYSVTLRRYAGMALTNLTFGDVANKATLCSMKDCMRALVAQLKSESEDLQQVIASVLRNLSWRADVNSKKTLREVGSVKALMECALEVKKESTLKSVLSALWNLSAHCTENKGDICAVDGALAFLVGTLTYRSQANTLAIIESGGGILRNVSSLIATNEDHRQILRENSCLQTLLQHLKSHSLTIVSNACGTLWNLSARNAKDQEALWDMGAVSMLKNLIHSKHKMIAMGSAAALRNLMANRPAKYKDANIMSPGSSLPSLYVRKQKALEAELDAQHLSETFENIDNLSPKASHHNKQRHKQNIYNEYVLDSSRHDDGICRSETFNTSHMTVLSPYLNATVLPGSSSYSRGNIENSRSEKDRSLNRDVAVGLNSYHQATENTGNSSKRIGMQITAAAQIAKVMEEVTSMHIPQEDRSSCSTSEMHCLTEDRNVPRKTAAAHTHSNTYFPKSENSNGTCPMLYTTMEYKRASNDSLNSVSSSDGYGKRGQMKPSIESYSEDDESKFRSYGQYPADLAHKIHSANHMDDNDEELDTPINYSLKYSDEQLSSGRQSPSQNERWARPKHIIEDEIKQNEQRQLRSKDATYSVYTESGDDKCMKYQSPFGQQECVSSFRSRGSNGAEQSRVGSMLGMNQKVNQSLCQADDYDNDKPTNYSECYSKEEHHKGEEDRPTNYSIKYNKEEHLVDQPIDYSLKYSTEVPLSSQKPSFTISNSSSVQSTKTDDISLSCENISTPSGSSERQNQLHPNSAQSRSSHAQKTASCKTSSINQETIQTYCVEDTPICFSRCSSLSSLSSAEDEIGCDQPTHVTDANNTLQIAELKENSGILSTEGAVSEVASASQHIRTKSSRLQTPSLSPSDSSRHKAVEFSSGAKSPSKSGAHTPKSPPEHYVQETPLMFSRCTSVSSLDSFESHSIASSVQSEPCSGMVSGIISPSDLPDSPGQTMPPSRSKTPPPAQGAQVKKEVTKGKVPNAEKRESGPRQVAINEAVQRVQVLPDTDTLLHFATESTPDGFSCSSSLSGLSLDEPFIQKDVELRIMPPVHENEHGNEAEPEQPDVTKDNQEKKAEKPTEAEKDIMDDSDDDIVILEEYIISAMPTKSSHKAKKPSQASASKIPPPVTRKPSQLLVYKLLPSQTGLQSQKRVSFTPGYDMPWVYFVEDTPINFSTATSLSDLTIESLPNELANVENVGTGAESEEFEKRDTIPTEGISTDNSQRAKSSTKTAPGLDDDKTEEGDILAECINSAMPKGKSHKSFRVKKVIDQIQQASLSVSNTNQSEHDKKEPMSPVKPIPQNNEYRAHVRKNTEPKSYINNERSYSENTDTKKQNLKNNSRYFNDKLPNNEEHVKGNFAFDSPHHYTPIEGTPYCFSRNDSLSSLDFDDYDDVDLSRENAELQKRKAKETETEDYTNTEQSSNQQPSNRTQVCQKYLTGRSQPETFSQSTKDIPDRGAAVDEKMQDFAIENTPVNFSRNSSLRSLSDIDQENNNKESERAKQTEGPDSQIESNRPQTSSYAPKSFIVEDTPVCFSRNSSLSSLSIDSEDDLLQECISSAMPKKKKPSKVKSESEKNNSRNMGDVLAEDLSLDLRERGRTDSEHGFSPDSENFDWKAIQEGANSIVSSLHQAAAAISLTRQASSDSDSILSLKSGIFLGSPFHLTPDQEEKPFTSNKGPRILKPGEKSTLEYKKVESENKGIKGGKKVYKSIITGKACSNSKVSSQLRQPQQTNMTSISRGRTMIHIPGVRNSSSSTSPVTKKGPPLKNTNSKSPSEGQNSVSSPRGVHSSVKLESAPVTRQPSQQSRSSKRPSRSGSRDSTPSRPQQQPLSRPLQSPGQNSISPGRNGISPPNKLSHLPMTSSSNTVSTKSSSSGRMLYTAPGRQLSQQNLTKQTALTKSTSGIPRSESASKGLNQILNSGGSNKKAELSRMSSAKSSGSESDRSERPVLVRQSTFIKETSSPTLRQKFKESASYEFLSPYRPGSPTRSQIQIPVLSPSLPNMSLSTHLTAQTSSWQNLPPNLSPSVEYDGRPTKHHDIARSHSESPSRLPINRLGTWKREHSKHSSSLPRVSTWRRSGSSSSVLSASSESSEKTKSEDEKQHESSVSRHKQSNESQASAKATWRKIKENEIPQIMNEPKYSSAGATNDTDSKTLIYQMAPAVSKTEDVWVRIEDCPINKPRSGRSPTGNTPPVIDSVSEKGSVNNKDSKEITEKQNPENRNVPVHTIGLENCPNSFFQIDSPDKKGTEAKPGQNNPVPAPENNESTVNEHTPFSSSSSSKHNSPSGTVAARVTPFNYSPSPRKSSVDNSSARPSQIPTPINNSTKKHDSKTENTDSSETQSPKRHSGSYLVTSV
- the LOC129783026 gene encoding adenomatous polyposis coli protein-like isoform X6, with product MSKATRRASATLCSMKDCMRALVAQLKSESEDLQQVIASVLRNLSWRADVNSKKTLREVGSVKALMECALEVKKESTLKSVLSALWNLSAHCTENKGDICAVDGALAFLVGTLTYRSQANTLAIIESGGGILRNVSSLIATNEDHRQILRENSCLQTLLQHLKSHSLTIVSNACGTLWNLSARNAKDQEALWDMGAVSMLKNLIHSKHKMIAMGSAAALRNLMANRPAKYKDANIMSPGSSLPSLYVRKQKALEAELDAQHLSETFENIDNLSPKASHHNKQRHKQNIYNEYVLDSSRHDDGICRSETFNTSHMTVLSPYLNATVLPGSSSYSRGNIENSRSEKDRSLNRDVAVGLNSYHQATENTGNSSKRIGMQITAAAQIAKVMEEVTSMHIPQEDRSSCSTSEMHCLTEDRNVPRKTAAAHTHSNTYFPKSENSNGTCPMLYTTMEYKRASNDSLNSVSSSDGYGKRGQMKPSIESYSEDDESKFRSYGQYPADLAHKIHSANHMDDNDEELDTPINYSLKYSDEQLSSGRQSPSQNERWARPKHIIEDEIKQNEQRQLRSKDATYSVYTESGDDKCMKYQSPFGQQECVSSFRSRGSNGAEQSRVGSMLGMNQKVNQSLCQADDYDNDKPTNYSECYSKEEHHKGEEDRPTNYSIKYNKEEHLVDQPIDYSLKYSTEVPLSSQKPSFTISNSSSVQSTKTDDISLSCENISTPSGSSERQNQLHPNSAQSRSSHAQKTASCKTSSINQETIQTYCVEDTPICFSRCSSLSSLSSAEDEIGCDQPTHVTDANNTLQIAELKENSGILSTEGAVSEVASASQHIRTKSSRLQTPSLSPSDSSRHKAVEFSSGAKSPSKSGAHTPKSPPEHYVQETPLMFSRCTSVSSLDSFESHSIASSVQSEPCSGMVSGIISPSDLPDSPGQTMPPSRSKTPPPAQGAQVKKEVTKGKVPNAEKRESGPRQVAINEAVQRVQVLPDTDTLLHFATESTPDGFSCSSSLSGLSLDEPFIQKDVELRIMPPVHENEHGNEAEPEQPDVTKDNQEKKAEKPTEAEKDIMDDSDDDIVILEEYIISAMPTKSSHKAKKPSQASASKIPPPVTRKPSQLLVYKLLPSQTGLQSQKRVSFTPGYDMPWVYFVEDTPINFSTATSLSDLTIESLPNELANVENVGTGAESEEFEKRDTIPTEGISTDNSQRAKSSTKTAPGLDDDKTEEGDILAECINSAMPKGKSHKSFRVKKVIDQIQQASLSVSNTNQSEHDKKEPMSPVKPIPQNNEYRAHVRKNTEPKSYINNERSYSENTDTKKQNLKNNSRYFNDKLPNNEEHVKGNFAFDSPHHYTPIEGTPYCFSRNDSLSSLDFDDYDDVDLSRENAELQKRKAKETETEDYTNTEQSSNQQPSNRTQVCQKYLTGRSQPETFSQSTKDIPDRGAAVDEKMQDFAIENTPVNFSRNSSLRSLSDIDQENNNKESERAKQTEGPDSQIESNRPQTSSYAPKSFIVEDTPVCFSRNSSLSSLSIDSEDDLLQECISSAMPKKKKPSKVKSESEKNNSRNMGDVLAEDLSLDLRERGRTDSEHGFSPDSENFDWKAIQEGANSIVSSLHQAAAAISLTRQASSDSDSILSLKSGIFLGSPFHLTPDQEEKPFTSNKGPRILKPGEKSTLEYKKVESENKGIKGGKKVYKSIITGKACSNSKVSSQLRQPQQTNMTSISRGRTMIHIPGVRNSSSSTSPVTKKGPPLKNTNSKSPSEGQNSVSSPRGVHSSVKLESAPVTRQPSQQSRSSKRPSRSGSRDSTPSRPQQQPLSRPLQSPGQNSISPGRNGISPPNKLSHLPMTSSSNTVSTKSSSSGRMLYTAPGRQLSQQNLTKQTALTKSTSGIPRSESASKGLNQILNSGGSNKKAELSRMSSAKSSGSESDRSERPVLVRQSTFIKETSSPTLRQKFKESASYEFLSPYRPGSPTRSQIQIPVLSPSLPNMSLSTHLTAQTSSWQNLPPNLSPSVEYDGRPTKHHDIARSHSESPSRLPINRLGTWKREHSKHSSSLPRVSTWRRSGSSSSVLSASSESSEKTKSEDEKQHESSVSRHKQSNESQASAKATWRKIKENEIPQIMNEPKYSSAGATNDTDSKTLIYQMAPAVSKTEDVWVRIEDCPINKPRSGRSPTGNTPPVIDSVSEKGSVNNKDSKEITEKQNPENRNVPVHTIGLENCPNSFFQIDSPDKKGTEAKPGQNNPVPAPENNESTVNEHTPFSSSSSSKHNSPSGTVAARVTPFNYSPSPRKSSVDNSSARPSQIPTPINNSTKKHDSKTENTDSSETQSPKRHSGSYLVTSV
- the LOC129783026 gene encoding adenomatous polyposis coli protein-like isoform X2, with protein sequence MAVASYDQLLKQVEALKMENSNLRQELEDNSDHLTKLETEASNMKEVLKQLQGSIEDETMASSGQIDLIERLKELNLESSDFPGVKLRPTVSMHLYGSWEGSVSSPSGECSPVPTGSFPRRGFMNESRESTGYLEELERERSLLLGELEKEEKEKDWYYAQLQDLTKRIDSIPFTEKFSLQTDMTRRQLEYEARQIRAAMEEQLGTCQDMEKRAQVRVMRIQQIEKDVLCIRQLLQSQAAEAERVPQSKHDMGSHDTERHSEGQGTAEINIATTGTGQGSAAQMDHDTASVMNSSNNYSVPRRLTNHLGTKVEMVYSLLSMLGTHGKDDMSGTLLAMSSSQDSCISMRQSGCLPLLIQLLHGNDKDSVLLGNSRCSKEARARARAALHNIIHSQPDDKRGRREIRVLHLLEQIRAYCETCWKWQEAHEEGMDRDKNPMCILMKLSFDEEHRHAMNELGCLQAIAELLQVDCEMYGLTNDHYSVTLRRYAGMALTNLTFGDVANKATLCSMKDCMRALVAQLKSESEDLQQVIASVLRNLSWRADVNSKKTLREVGSVKALMECALEVKKESTLKSVLSALWNLSAHCTENKGDICAVDGALAFLVGTLTYRSQANTLAIIESGGGILRNVSSLIATNEDHRQILRENSCLQTLLQHLKSHSLTIVSNACGTLWNLSARNAKDQEALWDMGAVSMLKNLIHSKHKMIAMGSAAALRNLMANRPAKYKDANIMSPGSSLPSLYVRKQKALEAELDAQHLSETFENIDNLSPKASHHNKQRHKQNIYNEYVLDSSRHDDGICRSETFNTSHMTVLSPYLNATVLPGSSSYSRGNIENSRSEKDRSLNRDVAVGLNSYHQATENTGNSSKRIGMQITAAAQIAKVMEEVTSMHIPQEDRSSCSTSEMHCLTEDRNVPRKTAAAHTHSNTYFPKSENSNGTCPMLYTTMEYKRASNDSLNSVSSSDGYGKRGQMKPSIESYSEDDESKFRSYGQYPADLAHKIHSANHMDDNDEELDTPINYSLKYSDEQLSSGRQSPSQNERWARPKHIIEDEIKQNEQRQLRSKDATYSVYTESGDDKCMKYQSPFGQQECVSSFRSRGSNGAEQSRVGSMLGMNQKVNQSLCQADDYDNDKPTNYSECYSKEEHHKGEEDRPTNYSIKYNKEEHLVDQPIDYSLKYSTEVPLSSQKPSFTISNSSSVQSTKTDDISLSCENISTPSGSSERQNQLHPNSAQSRSSHAQKTASCKTSSINQETIQTYCVEDTPICFSRCSSLSSLSSAEDEIGCDQPTHVTDANNTLQIAELKENSGILSTEGAVSEVASASQHIRTKSSRLQTPSLSPSDSSRHKAVEFSSGAKSPSKSGAHTPKSPPEHYVQETPLMFSRCTSVSSLDSFESHSIASSVQSEPCSGMVSGIISPSDLPDSPGQTMPPSRSKTPPPAQGAQVKKEVTKGKVPNAEKRESGPRQVAINEAVQRVQVLPDTDTLLHFATESTPDGFSCSSSLSGLSLDEPFIQKDVELRIMPPVHENEHGNEAEPEQPDVTKDNQEKKAEKPTEAEKDIMDDSDDDIVILEEYIISAMPTKSSHKAKKPSQASASKIPPPVTRKPSQLLVYKLLPSQTGLQSQKRVSFTPGYDMPWVYFVEDTPINFSTATSLSDLTIESLPNELANVENVGTGAESEEFEKRDTIPTEGISTDNSQRAKSSTKTAPGLDDDKTEEGDILAECINSAMPKGKSHKSFRVKKVIDQIQQASLSVSNTNQSEHDKKEPMSPVKPIPQNNEYRAHVRKNTEPKSYINNERSYSENTDTKKQNLKNNSRYFNDKLPNNEEHVKGNFAFDSPHHYTPIEGTPYCFSRNDSLSSLDFDDYDDVDLSRENAELQKRKAKETETEDYTNTEQSSNQQPSNRTQVCQKYLTGRSQPETFSQSTKDIPDRGAAVDEKMQDFAIENTPVNFSRNSSLRSLSDIDQENNNKESERAKQTEGPDSQIESNRPQTSSYAPKSFIVEDTPVCFSRNSSLSSLSIDSEDDLLQECISSAMPKKKKPSKVKSESEKNNSRNMGDVLAEDLSLDLRERGRTDSEHGFSPDSENFDWKAIQEGANSIVSSLHQAAAAISLTRQASSDSDSILSLKSGIFLGSPFHLTPDQEEKPFTSNKGPRILKPGEKSTLEYKKVESENKGIKGGKKVYKSIITGKACSNSKVSSQLRQPQQTNMTSISRGRTMIHIPGVRNSSSSTSPVTKKGPPLKNTNSKSPSEGQNSVSSPRGVHSSVKLESAPVTRQPSQQSRSSKRPSRSGSRDSTPSRPQQQPLSRPLQSPGQNSISPGRNGISPPNKLSHLPMTSSSNTVSTKSSSSGRMLYTAPGRQLSQQNLTKQTALTKSTSGIPRSESASKGLNQILNSGGSNKKAELSRMSSAKSSGSESDRSERPVLVRQSTFIKETSSPTLRQKFKESASYEFLSPYRPGSPTRSQIQIPVLSPSLPNMSLSTHLTAQTSSWQNLPPNLSPSVEYDGRPTKHHDIARSHSESPSRLPINRLGTWKREHSKHSSSLPRVSTWRRSGSSSSVLSASSESSEKTKSEDEKQHESSVSRHKQSNESQASAKATWRKIKENEIPQIMNEPKYSSAGATNDTDSKTLIYQMAPAVSKTEDVWVRIEDCPINKPRSGRSPTGNTPPVIDSVSEKGSVNNKDSKEITEKQNPENRNVPVHTIGLENCPNSFFQIDSPDKKGTEAKPGQNNPVPAPENNESTVNEHTPFSSSSSSKHNSPSGTVAARVTPFNYSPSPRKSSVDNSSARPSQIPTPINNSTKKHDSKTENTDSSETQSPKRHSGSYLVTSV